In Amyelois transitella isolate CPQ chromosome 13, ilAmyTran1.1, whole genome shotgun sequence, a genomic segment contains:
- the LOC106132161 gene encoding ATP-dependent RNA helicase DDX42: MSYNSGGSGGKGLGFAGFTMPKRNPSNVSLHAVPPPSAQSMHAVPPPTSGLSKQGYSTMTSITQNAVTGNWGMLGKKRSKTEDEYFDEDDEPPTPALAYIPAPGSPTYEQASNSKAGDEEEDPLDAYMAGLERQAAKDMVASKENAVSGKGDSNRGTRGDIDEMDDEESYYKYMEDNPLGHNDDGSDLEIEYDEDGNPIAPPKKKFIDPLPPIDHSDIVYEPFEKNFYTEHEDIEKLTTQQVEELKKNLGVKITGPDPPKPVSSFGHLGFDEQLMKAIRRSEYSQPTPIQAAGVPAALSGRDLIGIARTGSGKTAAFLWPLLVHIMDQKELAPGEGPIGLILAPTRELAQQIYMEAKRFGKVYNIRCVCCYGGGSKWEQTKALEGGGAEIIVGTPGRVIDLIKCKATNLQRVTYLVLDEADRMFDMGFEPQVRSICNHVRPDRQALLFSATFPRRVERLARDALHDPVRVQHGVGGACDLVTQLVRIFNKPEEKWTWLLQNLVEFLSAGSVLIFVTKKLEAEQTAANLGVQQYDALLLHGDMEQADRNKVITAFKRQENNILVATDVAARGLDIPHIRTVINYTVARDIDTHTHRVGRTGRAGVRGSAYTLLDKHKDKEFAGHLLRNLEGAQQEVPEELTSLAMQSAWFRKSRFKKSKAKNLNVGGCGLGYKERPGLPPPAPGALPAPPPGPATDRLASLKQAFRSQYNQFTASSDHSWEQTLTTIQPGVNAPASQSQESKAERVRKSGKKSRWE; encoded by the exons ATGAGTTACAACTCGGGCGGGAGTGGCGGCAAGGGATTAGGGTTCGCGGGTTTTACAATGCCCAAGCGAAACCCTTCAAATGTGTCCCTTCATGCGGTTCCACCGCCGTCGGCTCAATCAATGCATGCCGTACCGCCCCCCACGTCTGGGCTTTCCAAACAGGGGTATTCAACAATGACCTCTATAACCCAGAATGCAGTTACTGGGAACTGGGGGATGCTTGGCAAGAAACGATCGAAGACAGAGGATGA ATACTTTGATGAGGATGATGAGCCGCCAACACCAGCTTTAGCATACATACCGGCTCCGGGAAGTCCTACATATGAACAAGCATCTAATTCTAAA GCAGGTGATGAGGAAGAAGACCCCCTGGACGCGTACATGGCCGGTTTGGAGCGCCAGGCCGCCAAGGACATGGTGGCCAGCAAGGAGAACGCTGTGAGCGGCAAGGGTGATAGCAACCGGGGGACCAGGGGGGATATTGACGAAATGGATGACGAGGAGAGCTATTACAA ATACATGGAAGACAATCCATTAGGCCACAATGATGATGGTTCGGACTTGGAGATTGAGTATGATGAGGATGGAAACCCAATAGCGCCTCCAAAGAAGAAGTTCATTGACCCCCTGCCTCCCATAGACCACTCGGATATTGTCTATGAGCCTTTCGAGAAGAACTTCTATACAGAACATGAGGATATAGAGAAATTGACCACACAGCAAGTTGAGGAGTTGAAGAAGAATTTAGGAGTAAAG ATAACAGGGCCGGACCCGCCAAAGCCGGTGAGCAGTTTCGGCCATCTTGGCTTCGACGAACAACTAATGAAGGCTATTCGCCGCTCAGAGTATTCCCAGCCGACGCCCATACAGGCAGCCGGTGTGCCCGCCGCCTTATCCGGAAGAGATCTGAttg gTATCGCCCGGACCGGCTCCGGTAAAACTGCCGCGTTCCTCTGGCCGCTTCTGGTACACATCATGGACCAGAAAGAACTGGCCCCAGGCGAGGGTCCCATCGGGCTGATACTGGCGCCCACCAGAGAATTGGCTCAACAG atatatatggaAGCGAAGAGGTTTGGCAAAGTGTATAATATAAGATGCGTTTGCTGCTATGGCGGCGGTTCTAAATGGGAACAGACAAAAGCGTTAGAAG gcggtGGTGCTGAAATCATAGTGGGCACCCCCGGCAGGGTGATTGATCTCATAAAATGTAAAGCGACCAATCTACAAAGGGTCACGTATTTGGTGCTCGACGAGGCCGATAGGATGTTCGACATGGGTTTCG AGCCTCAAGTCCGCAGCATATGCAACCACGTCCGGCCCGACCGGCAGGCGCTGCTGTTCTCCGCGACGTTCCCGCGGCGCGTGGAGCGGCTCGCGCGCGACGCGCTGCACGACCCCGTGCGCGTGCAGCACGGCGTGGGCGGCGCCTGCGACCTCGTCACGCAGCTCGTCAG GATATTCAACAAACCCGAAGAGAAATGGACGTGGCTGTTACAAAACCTCGTGGAGTTCCTATCGGCCGGCAGCGTTTTAATATTCGTCACCAagaag TTAGAAGCTGAACAAACGGCGGCCAATCTCGGCGTTCAACAATACGACGCGTTATTACTACACGGCGATATGGAACAAGCTGACAGGAACAAAGTGATCACAGCTTTCAAGaggcaggagaacaacatacTGGTGGCAACAGATGTCGCTG CCCGCGGTCTAGATATACCCCACATAAGAACGGTGATAAACTACACTGTGGCCAGAGATATAGACACTCACACCCATAGAGTCGGTAGAACTGGCCGCGCGGGCGTTAGAGGATCTGCGTACACGCTGCTAGATAAACACAAGGACAAGGAGTTCGCTGGACACCTGCTCAGGAACCTGGAGGGGGCACAACAG GAGGTGCCCGAAGAGTTAACCAGCCTCGCTATGCAGTCGGCGTGGTTCAGGAAGTCTCGGTTCAAGAAGAGCAAGGCTAAGAATCTGAACGTCGGCGGCTGTGGGCTTGG GTACAAGGAGCGGCCCGGGCTGCCGCCGCCGGCGCCGGGCGCGCTGCCGGCGCCCCCGCCCGGGCCCGCCACCGACCGCCTCGCCTCCCTCAAGCAGGCCTTCCGCTCGCAGTATAACCAG TTCACAGCGTCCTCGGACCACTCGTGGGAGCAAACGCTGACCACGATTCAACCCGGGGTCAACGCCCCCGCGTCGCAGTCGCAAGAGTCGAAAGCCGAGAGGGTGCGCAAGAGTGGCAAAAAGAGTCGATGGGAGTAG
- the LOC106132152 gene encoding partner of Y14 and mago gives MATTAYVHDADGCKFIPATQRPDGTWRKPRKIKEGYVPQEEVPLYESKGKQFKARQTTGLPVGLTPEIVAESQRPKKSQSGVIQPIPGMIINVEKKKKKKKTGAEEAAEKLAKCEITEPVFNTPSSQPTATVQSDPAKRLKNLRKKLRDIEALQEKIQTGSLKNPDKDQKEKISKKKEILREIELLEGHTS, from the exons ATGGCTACGACAGCGTACGTACACGACGCTGATG gcTGTAAATTTATACCGGCTACTCAAAGGCCAGACGGCACTTGGCGTAAACCgcgtaaaataaaagaagggTATGTACCCCAAGAAGAGGTGCCGCTATATGAGAGCAAAGGCAAGCAGTTTAAAGCACGGCAGACTACGGGTTTGCCTGTAGGTCTTACACCAGAAATTGTGGCCGAATCTCAGAGGCCCAAGAAGAGCCAAAGTGGTGTGATACAACCTATACCTGGCATGATCATAAATGttgagaagaagaagaagaaaaagaagactg GAGCTGAAGAAGCAGCAGAAAAACTTGCCAAATGCGAAATCACCGAGCCCGTATTCAACACACCGTCTTCCCAGCCTACTGCCACCGTACAAAGCGATCCCGCTAAACGGCTCAAAAATCTCAGAAAAAAGTTACGGGACATTGAAGCTCTTCAGGAGAAAATACAAACGGGATCACTAAAGAACCCAGATAAAgatcaaaaagaaaagatttcaAAGAAAAAGGAGATATTAAGAGAAATTGAATTATTAGAAGGACATACTAGTTAA
- the LOC106132156 gene encoding protein lin-37 homolog has protein sequence MPKRRRLLTPMKKKSNVLKTENDDKDEANVPETPEKEVSTARGRLKGALLEALEPVAGEDSDTSYEPTSSKKNRRSNHDSKWDDDSEEETPRRRRSPVRQSYVLKLFDRSVDLSQFEEDSPLYPICRAWIANQPKADYSKFGVIKKETESSEGSIDLPGPEGPHVSPIPDLIPEQKEVNVDKINLNYDGPLPSREELLECHARRWSAVRRAWAARAARLEARYHRTQRVLNTINVNTLA, from the exons ATGCCGAAACGACGTAGATTATTAACTCctatgaaaaagaaatcaaaCGTGTTGAAAACTGAAAACGACGATAAAG ATGAAGCCAATGTACCAGAAACACCTGAAAAAGAAGTATCAACAGCTCGTGGTCGCCTGAAAGGAGCCCTACTGGAGGCCTTGGAACCCGTGGCAGGGGAGGATTCTGACACATCATATGAACCAACTTCTAGCAAGAAGAACAG GCGTTCAAACCATGACTCAAAATGGGACGATGACTCTGAAGAAGAGACTCCACGTCGTCGCCGGTCACCCGTCCGGCAGTCATATGTCCTCAAACTGTTTGACCGCAGCGTGGACTTGTCACAGTTTGAAGAAGATTCCCCCCTTTATCCTATCTGCAGGGCATGGATAGCCAATCAGCCCAAAGCAGATTATAGCAAGTTTGG GGTAATAAAAAAGGAGACAGAGTCATCAGAAGGCAGCATCGATCTTCCAGGACCAGAAGGTCCGCATGTCAGCCCCATTCCAGATCTTATCCCGGAGCAGAAGGAGGTTAATGTGgataaaataaacttgaatTAT GACGGCCCGCTGCCGAGCCGGGAAGAGCTGCTGGAGTGTCACGCACGCCGCTGGAGCGCGGTGCGGCGCGCgtgggcggcgcgggcggcgcggctgGAGGCGCGCTACCACCGCACGCAGCGGGTGCTCAACACAATCAATGTCAA TACTTTGGCGTGA